The Plasmodium knowlesi strain H genome assembly, chromosome: 12 sequence CAGTAGTCTCGTCCAGGGTATGGCGCCTGTGGCTGCATCGGTTGCTCCGGTTCATATGATTCTCTCTAGCAGTGCCTATGTGCACCTCCCATACATTCCACAGATGGTACTTGCCGCCGCGCAGCGCTAGTAGACATATGTATCTGCATAATTTTGTATCGCTTTTTCTGTTCGTGCAGTATCCCTTTCCACGTAAGGAAAAGCCATCATTAGATCATTTCGGTTGGCAACTCCTtgggttgtttccttttGCTCTTTCTTCGTTCCCCAGATAAAATAAGGCGGACTACGCCACAAAGCAAACGAAAAAGGTGGATGGATTATATGTGCACCCAGGAAGGCGTGTACAGGACAGTCGCTTCTCCGTCGAGGCCACTGATATGGGAGATGCAGTTTCCCACATTTCACGTTGCacattcataattttttacagaattagaaattgtaattttttttttttttcttttattccgaagagttgttcatttgaatgaataattaaattaagttaaaatttttagatttgtcaaaaaaaaaaaaagtaaagatgTGGTCATAAAAAAGCTGGCATTGTTACAGCTACGCGACAACAAAATAGACTCAATAACTGATATAACAGTAACAATAAATagggtaaaataaaaatgggaggGGAAGAGAGATACCCAGGAACAAGTGGACGTCGTGGTTGATGCATGCGTAAAATGCTAAAttccaaaaaagaaaaaaaaaaaattgtaaaaatattgatAAATATTTAAGGGTTGAGAAAAGTATATCAAATAgaaaatgtgtgcattttgcaaataaacaaacgtaggggttaaaatttttataagtaAATGTTCGCCTACTCCAAGCACGACAGATGCGTCTCGCGTCAAAGGCACTGCGCGTGACGTACGAAGACGCACCTGTCGTGGGAGGGTAATCAAAAAAACAACTCTTTTCATATGTGCATGCATTTTaacactttttaaaattgtgccCTCCCCTTTGGTgctgaatttaaaaataagtgaaTGGGCGGGTCggggccaaaaaaaaaaaaaaaagaaagaaaaaaaaaagagaaaaaaaaaagagaaaaaaaagagaaaaaaaaggaaaaaaatgggaaaaaagacgtcaaaaaaaatgtggaaaaaatgagtatagtaaaaatatacgtttcaatatatatacatgtgcatatacatgtatgctcATGGTGAGGAGCTTGCGCTTTTACCCGTTTGGGGCGGCAGTTCCTCGTGGTTACCCTTGCCGTGACGCGTCGTTAGCACGctttgggggggggtaaaggGTGATCAAAGTAAAAacaaaactaaaaaaaaatggtaaaaattgcaaaatgcacaaaatgctaaaatggaaaaaatagaaaaaagtggagaataaaacaaaaacgcGTGAGCCCTTAAAACCATGTCTGCCGCTTGACCGGTTCATTGCGCACCTCACAGTTTGTCCAGATAAAACAGCTGATCCTTCAAATCCATATGACTAGGAAGTTTACTGTTTTTTATACACTCGCTAAATAATTCCAGGTAAGGTTCCAATTCGTTTATGTGCTTGGTAAATTTGGCACTTTTCAAACACAAGCGCAAGGAATTGGTGtacctttctcttttctctaTCCCTACGGGTATTTTGGggataacatttttttttaaatcctgCAAAATTAATGACAAGGCTTCCCTTGTGAGGTCAATAAAGTTTGCCTTATACTCATCTTTGTTCTGGTTACAATAATCAGAATAACAGTcgtttgaaaaaatgaagttatattctttttccttttcctttcttgttCCTTTGTTACTTCGTTCTTTGCATGCGTTGTTATCGTTGTACTCATAGTTCATTGGTTTTACCAAGTAGAAATCTTCGTTTGTTTGTTCGGGAGAATCAATTTGAAAATCCTTGTCCGTTATGATGCACGTATTGTTACTGGATCGTGTACTGTTGCTTATTCCTGTGTCGTTGCTGGTTCGAGCAACGTTGGTGGGCCTCGTGCTGTTACTGGACCGTGTATTATGGCTCGAGCGGGTGTTGTGGTAGGTACGCCCCGTTGCGGTATTTTGCTGATTTGTTTGGGCGCTATGGTAAACGTTATGGTAAGAAGTATTGCAAGTACTATTGTAAGGAGTATGATGGCCACTTTCATAAACGTTGTTGTAACCTTCATTGTGTGTGCCATGTCGGTAGTTCTGCGTGGCGCTTGAACGGGTATTCAGGCTACCCATATTTTGGAAATCACCCtggctgtttttttcctcttgccCGTTTTGCTCCTTCGAAGCAAAATGTACAGCATGCACGGTACTGTTGCGTGTGCTACGTGTGTTACGCGTGTTGTGTATGTTGTGTGTGTTGTGGGTGGCATGATTGCTTAGGCTCTTGTGGTCATTATGGCTAGTAGTCTCCGGGTAAGCCGAAGCAGAAATAGCAGAGGGGTCACCACGGCGTTCGTCACCACGGTGGTCATCACCCCCACGATGGTCGTCACCACCACGATGGTCGTCATCACCATTGTCTTTCTTAATCAGATAACTGAACTTATCCTttgtagtttttttcctctttctattATCCCCTTGATAACCTTCTAGTGTCTCCACAAGGGTCTCACTTtgtcttttcccattttccgtCTGCACCGAGtgcttcctttcttctttgtaACATTTCACTTCATCAGCAGTTAAGCTCTCGCTTCTGCACCTATCCCTTGTCACATGATAATTACGACTCCTCCGAGTGGTCAAATTATAATTGGAACTCTCCGTATGATAAAATCTATGTCTGTTGGGctctttccctttggaaATGGTAtttgttcctcctccccccttggACATATTATTCCTACCTTGGGAGACCTTCGATGTTGTTACTCCTCTCAGGttgttacttcctcctttggaAATTCCATCATACCCCTTCGAGATACTGTTATTACGTTTCATACTATTGTAATTGGTACCTCTCTTGACGCTATTCCCTTTTATGTTTAAACTTCCTTTGGTATTATAATGCCCCCTCACATTGTACCCTCTGGACGTGGAGGGACTGACACTGAAACTGTTGCTTGCTTTGTAGAAAGAAGCATCTTCTTGGTtggtttcatttttttcctttttcttatttaacTGTTCCAAAGATTTATTATTGCCTCTTCTTGTATTGTAACGTCTTCTTCGCTCGGGTCCTTCTTCCGCACCGTTTGCACTAGCACTT is a genomic window containing:
- a CDS encoding AP2 domain transcription factor AP2-O5, putative is translated as MINCDENADATGNQKDIPPNSEIKNGMQEKGIDVKEAEAYDANEDNTKNKGVWYNARTKCWLACVKGSGRHLRVFSVKKHGFKRARMLAVECKNSTVINFNPLGNGQTNGVANGVANGVANGVANGVTNGSTSQGEHPPSSKVKDTESTPPQSNGVYAKLKNEPRNYGRGRTRAYSYNEASGTHHAKLETQESMDIGSLATMNSENASAVTNASISASASANGAEEGPERRRRYNTRRGNNKSLEQLNKKKEKNETNQEDASFYKASNSFSVSPSTSRGYNVRGHYNTKGSLNIKGNSVKRGTNYNSMKRNNSISKGYDGISKGGSNNLRGVTTSKVSQGRNNMSKGGGGTNTISKGKEPNRHRFYHTESSNYNLTTRRSRNYHVTRDRCRSESLTADEVKCYKEERKHSVQTENGKRQSETLVETLEGYQGDNRKRKKTTKDKFSYLIKKDNGDDDHRGGDDHRGGDDHRGDERRGDPSAISASAYPETTSHNDHKSLSNHATHNTHNIHNTRNTRSTRNSTVHAVHFASKEQNGQEEKNSQGDFQNMGSLNTRSSATQNYRHGTHNEGYNNVYESGHHTPYNSTCNTSYHNVYHSAQTNQQNTATGRTYHNTRSSHNTRSSNSTRPTNVARTSNDTGISNSTRSSNNTCIITDKDFQIDSPEQTNEDFYLVKPMNYEYNDNNACKERSNKGTRKEKEKEYNFIFSNDCYSDYCNQNKDEYKANFIDLTREALSLILQDLKKNVIPKIPVGIEKRERYTNSLRLCLKSAKFTKHINELEPYLELFSECIKNSKLPSHMDLKDQLFYLDKL